Proteins encoded by one window of Anopheles maculipalpis chromosome 2RL, idAnoMacuDA_375_x, whole genome shotgun sequence:
- the LOC126556347 gene encoding uncharacterized protein LOC126556347: protein MECVRSLWSYASRCFTCQEDSSSQGNEPSERTHLLADPVSNSPAVRRDNDTFTQEYPNSVPKKDEQSALAKILQETSENIIDVAAMDTQKLEASEYNDRIKLYTQRLQQQWSNVNHPNHAENGSLLKDIPNPEPVLASVPIAADDLTMIKSMVQKANVAVSEIKVIHTENLVVPFRIP from the exons ATGGAATGTGTACGATCACTGTGGAGTTACGCCTCCAGATGTTTCACCTGCCAAGAAGATTCTTCCTCGCAG GGTAATGAACCTAGCGAACGTACTCACCTGCTTGCCGATCCGGTCAGCAATAGTCCAGCGGTGCGTCGGGACAATGACACATTCACGCAGGAGTATCCGAACTCAGTGCCCAAAAAAGATGAACAGTCAGCGTTGGCGAAAATTTTACAAGAAACGTCTGA GAATATCATAGATGTAGCAGCAATGGATACGCAAAAGCTGGAAGCTAGTGAATACAACGATCGCATCAAACTGTACACACAGCGTCTTCAGCAGCAGTGGAGCAACGTAAACCACCCGAATCATGCAGAGAACGGGAGCCTGCTGAAGGATATACCTAACCCCGAGCCGGTATTGGCATCCGTACCGATTGCTGCGGATGATCTGACGATG ATCAAAAGCATGGTACAAAAGGCAAACGTGGCTGTATCGGAGATAAAGGTGATCCATACGGAAAACCTTGTCGTGCCTTTCCGAATTCCATAA
- the LOC126556205 gene encoding transcriptional adapter 3, translated as MTDKGLMKRISLSSKSRASFPSGGGHVSAGSSSSSAVPGNAGAVGPGCSKLPPVKPSLVTSIPSPNSPDQSVLFPHIKTLDNSKVLPKYTAALANTTEELIPAEDLDTIQLELELLLSTVALRSRVLKAELETIDKADERRERKGKHLERAPSSPGKRKRLEEKQKLRESAGKLFGHQMKLSKIKHSSSLVPPSPAPSQNTDDSMDAVPFLPQNHHLQHLSSDSTKPIVPKNDTPNKFWLSVEPYCMPISHEDLKLLDDLLEEYSGPLIPPIPELGPHYSTQWAADDIKEEQDGVANSVGSKSKSKTLTNGDVSKKEKIMGEGITGPLTQRLVSALMEENLHPDCSSNENSNSSSDVTHSNHARSAVSLLKNGISIERRLRRELIEQGILDADDMPKSQQDDEILSEINRVRTELAVIAEYNSNEIRKLQSMAKDEMKRIEVKRKLDRVDQEIMDTYQKVIAARLKRRQLTKQERDEVYRLTEEQKRLSDQLELMPVHGPFGRTTN; from the exons ATGACGGACAAAGGCTTGATGAAACGAATTTCATTATCCTCGAAAAGTCGGGCCAGTTTCCCTTCTGGCGGAGGACATGTATCGGccggatcatcatcatcatcagctgttCCTGGCAATGCCGGTGCCGTCGGCCCAGGATGCAGTAAGCTGCCACCGGTAAAACCTTCGCTGGTAACCAGCATCCCATCGCCCAATTCTCCCGATCAGTCCGTGCTATTTCCACACATTAAAACTTTGGACAACTCGAAGGTGTTGCCAAAGTATACTGCAG CGCTGGCAAATACCACGGAAGAATTGATACCGGCTGAAGATTTGGATACAATTCAGCTGGAACTAGAGCTGTTGCTGTCGACGGTTGCGTTGCGATCGCGGGTATTAAAGGCGGAGCTGGAAACGATCGACAAAGCAGATGAGCGTCGCGAACGCAAAGGAAAGCATTTGGAGCGAGCACCTTCATCGCCGGGCAAGCGGAAGCGCTTGGAAGAGAAACAGAAATTGCGCGAAAGTGCCGGCAAGTTGTTTGGCCACCAGATGAAGCTTTCGAAAATCAAACATTCTTCCTCGCTCGTACCACCATCACCGGCACCGTCGCAAAATACGGATGATAGCATGGATGCGGTTCCTTTCTTGCCACAGAACCATCACCTACAGCACCTAAGCAGCGATAGTACGAAACCGATTGTGCCGAAAAATGATACACCAAACAAATTTTGGCTTTCGGTCGAACCGTACTGTATGCCAATCTCGCACGAAGATTTAAAGCTTTTAGATGATCTGCTGGAGGAATACTCAGGACCGCTGATTCCTCCCATACCCGAGTTGGGACCGCATTACAGCACGCAATGGGCAGCGGATGACATAAAGGAGGAACAGGATGGTGTGGCAAATTCCGTTGGATCCAAATCAAAGTCCAAAACGCTCACCAATGGCGATGttagcaaaaaggaaaagataaT GGGAGAAGGAATCACAGGTCCGCTGACTCAACGGCTTGTTTCGGCATTGATGGAAGAGAACCTGCATCCAGACTGTAGCAGCAACGAGAACAGCAACAGTAGCTCTGACGTCACGCACAGCAATCATGCACGAAGTGCCGTTTCTCTgttaaaaaatggaataagCATCGAGCGAAGACTTCGCCGGGAGCTGATCGAGCAGGGCATTCTGGACGCCGATGATATGCCGAAAAGTCAGCAGGACGATGAAATACTTTCCGAAATCAATCGCGTTCGTACGGAGCTCGCAGTTATTGCGGAGTACAATTCGAACGAGATTCGCAAACTACAATCGATGGCTAAAGACGAAATGAAGCGGATCGAGGTCAAACGTAAGCTGGATCGAGTTGATCAAGAG ATAATGGATACATATCAAAAGGTAATTGCGGCGCGACTTAAACGCCGACAGTTAACCAAACAGGAACGCGATGAGGTGTATCGATTAACTGAGGAACAAAAGCGTCTTTCGGATCAGTTGGAGCTGATGCCTGTGCATGGACCGTTCGGACGAACTACGAATTAA
- the LOC126567361 gene encoding ninjurin-2-like produces MANYKLGEQSSSKVQTAERPAEDNPDVSAKEILQFQSIKGLNLNSYATRKSIAQGLLDLALLTANASQLKYILTVGETHEFYHLLLVLIIVSISLQLLQALLIIVLAIVFDINKVEEQKRSDIVNNVLIAFTVISVVVNVIISAFDMKSQSDVLKQS; encoded by the exons ATGGCAAATTATAAGCTAGGTGAGCAATCGTCGAGCAAAGTCCAAACGGCTGAACGACCTGCAGAAGATAATCCGGATGTGTCGGCGAAAGAAATA TTGCAGTTTCAAAGTATCAAGGGTCTGAATCTGAACAGCTATGCGACACGTAAATCGATAGCACAGGGCTTGCTCGACCTGGCGCTGCTCACAGCCAATGCATCACAACTGAAGTACATACTGACCGTTGGAGAAACGCACGAGTTTTATCATCTTCTGCTCGTTCTGATCattgtttcgatttcgttacag CTCCTTCAAGCGCTTCTCATCATTGTGCTGGCAATCGTTTTCGACATTAATAAGGTTGAAGAGCAGAAGCGGTCCGATATCGTTAACAATGTGCTAATAGCTTTTACGGTGATCAGTGTCGTTGTGAATGTGATAATCAGTGCGTTCGATATGAAATCTCAATCGGatgttttaaaacaaagttAA
- the LOC126556285 gene encoding histone H1-like, whose protein sequence is MADTVAEAQVAAAPAAVAKSPKKAKTAAGPKKPKKPATHPPVNTMILAAIKALKERNGSSLQAIKKYLSANYKVDVAKLGPFIKKALKTGVTSGKLVQTKGVGASGSFKLSAEAKKPVVEKKKKATVQKKKSAAAGDKKKKAVTKKAAGEKKKKAVPKKAEGGAVAKKPKASAAVAKKPKTAATAKADAAKKAATKKPAAAPKQKATKPSKKTGATKPKTPKPKKAAAPAKKKPVAAKKAAPVAKK, encoded by the coding sequence ATGGCAGATACAGTAGCAGAAGCACAAGTCGCAGCAGCCCCGGCTGCCGTGGCCAAGTCTCCCAAGAAAGCCAAGACTGCCGCAGGGCCGAAGAAGCCGAAAAAGCCAGCAACGCATCCTCCGGTGAACACGATGATTCTGGCCGCCATCAAGGCGTTGAAGGAGCGCAACGGATCGTCTCTGCAGGCCATCAAGAAGTATCTGTCGGCCAACTACAAGGTTGACGTGGCCAAGCTGGGACCGTTCATCAAGAAGGCACTGAAGACGGGTGTGACCAGTGGCAAGCTGGTGCAGACCAAGGGTGTCGGAGCATCGGGATCGTTCAAGCTGTCGGCCGAAGCCAAGAAGCCCGtagtggagaagaagaagaaggctacggtgcagaagaagaaatcggCCGCAGCTGgcgacaagaagaagaaggcagtAACCAAGAAGGCTGCTggtgaaaagaagaagaaggcagtGCCGAAGAAGGCGGAAGGAGGAGCGGTTGCCAAGAAGCCCAAGGCGTCGGCAGCTGTTGCAAAGAAGCCAAAGACGGCAGCAACGGCTAAGGCTGACGCAGCGAAGAAAGCGGCTACTAAGAAGCCAGCTGCAGCGCCAAAGCAAAAGGCGACCAAGCCGTCGAAGAAGACGGGAGCAACCAAGCCGAAGACGCCCAAACCGAAGAAGGCTGCTGCACCCGCCAAGAAGAAGCCTGTGGCCGCGAAAAAGGCAGCTCCAGTCGCAAAGAAGTAA